The Corylus avellana chromosome ca8, CavTom2PMs-1.0 genome has a segment encoding these proteins:
- the LOC132189381 gene encoding cytokinin riboside 5'-monophosphate phosphoribohydrolase LOG1-like has protein sequence MENQQQQRQPASTKSRFKRLCVFCGSSPGKNPSYQLAAIQLGKQLVERNIDLVYGGGSIGLMGLISQAVYDGGRHVLGVIPKTLMPREITGETVGEVRAVSGMHQRKAEMARQADAFIALPGGYGTLEELLEVITWAQLGIHDKPVGLLNVDGYYNSLLSFIDNAVDEGFVTPAARNIIVSAQTAQELMSKLEEYVPKHSGVAPKLSWEMEQQLGYTTKSDIAR, from the exons ATGGAAAATCAACAGCAACAGCGCCAGCCTGCTTCCACGAAATCAAGATTCAAACGTCTCTGTGTTTTCTGTGGGAGCAGCCCTGGCAAGAACCCTAGCTACCAGCTTGCTGCTATCCAACTCGGCAAACAACTG GTGGAAAGGAACATTGACTTGGTTTATGGGGGAGGGAGCATTGGCTTGATGGGTCTCATCTCCCAAGCTGTCTATGATGGAGGTCGCCACGTTTTGGG AGTAATTCCCAAGACTCTCATGCCAAGAGAG ATCACAGGAGAGACAGTGGGAGAAGTGAGAGCTGTATCAGGCATGCACCAACGCAAAGCCGAAATGGCTCGTCAAGCTGATGCATTCATTGCCTTGCCAG GTGGGTATGGCACCTTGGAAGAACTTTTGGAAGTTATCACTTGGGCTCAATTGGGAATTCATGATAAACCG GTGGGCTTGTTAAACGTTGATGGGTACTACAACTCACTCCTTTCATTCATAGACAACGCAGTTGACGAAGGTTTCGTAACACCTGCTGCCCGCAACATTATCGTCTCTGCCCAAACTGCCCAAGAACTCATGAGCAAGCTCGAG GAATATGTTCCCAAGCACTCTGGCGTGGCACCTAAGCTAAGTTGGGAGATGGAGCAACAATTGGGATACACAACAAAGTCAGACATTGCTCGTTGA